The Malus domestica chromosome 13, GDT2T_hap1 genome includes a window with the following:
- the LOC139191001 gene encoding uncharacterized protein, translating to MGDRDHEPTPITRADLDAQAEQITNLTTQIGELREMLRVQDNESESEEEDVEPHPANNPNHQNHNNFDDFRIKDDIPTFTGNLKIEDFLDWLVEVERFVDVMQVSETKTMNMVAFRVKATAAVWWDQLQNTWQRQGKNRIRTWRKMKQLMMDRFLPADYEQLLYRMYISCVQGNRNVTDYTNDFMRLVERNNLMETENQNVARFVNGLKPSIQEKIGLQNLWSLQEAINMALKAEIIEKERRQTSFRRNVMEHFENPVVSSTDKGKYVPQSSGELKPSSFPSRASNEGSSRTFNKGQNRNQPPRENPYAKPMGDICYRCNKIRHRSNVCPERRQANLLEVEGDQEEVGDDDHEGVEFANEEGMDHLILVLQRALLTPKEDGQ from the exons ATGGGTGATCGTGATCATGAACCTACTCCTATCACTCGAGCAGACTTGGATGCTCAAGCTGAACAGATTACAAACTTGACTACTCAAATTGGAGAACTTCGTGAGAT GCTCCGTGTTCAAGACAACGAATCGGAGTCCGAAGAAGAAGATGTGGAACCACACCCAGCTAACAATCCAAATCATCAAAACCACAACAACTTTGATGACTTTCGGATTAAGGACGACATTCCAACTTTTACGGGAAACCTTAAAATCGAAGATTTCCTAGATTGGCTAGTTGAAGTAGAAAGATTCGTTGATGTGATGCAGGTTTCCGAAACAAAGACGATGAATATGGTGGCCTTTCGTGTCAAAGCAACTGCCGCTGTTTGGTGGGATCAATTACAAAATACCTGGCAGAGGCAAGGAAAGAATCGAATCCGCACTTGGAGAAAAATGAAGCAACTCATGATGGATCGTTTCTTACCTGCGGATTATGAACAGCTTTTGTATCGTATGTACATCAGCTGCGTCCAAGGCAATAGAAATGTGACTGATTATACGAATGATTTCATGAGACTTGTGGAGCGAAACAATCTGATGGAGACAGAAAATCAAAACGTTGCGAGGTTCGTGAATGGATTGAAACCCTCCATTCAAGAAAAGATTGGGTTGCAAAATCTATGGAGTTTGCAAGAGGCCATTAACATGGCCTTGAAGGCGGAGATAATAGAGAAAGAAAGGCGACAAACCTCTTTCCGGAGGAATGTGATGGAGCATTTTGAAAACCCTGTTGTCTCGTCCACCGACAAAGGGAAATATGTGCCACAAAGTTCGGGAGAATTGaaaccttcaagttttccttctCGAGCGTCAAATGAAGGGAGCAGCAGAACTTTTAACAAGGGGCAGAATAGAAACCAACCTCCAAGGGAGAATCCGTACGCCAAGCCTATGGGGGACATTTGTTATCGTTGCAACAAAATTAGGCATCGATCTAACGTTTGTCCTGAACGGAGACAAGCCAACTTGTTGGAGGTTGAAGGGGACCAAGAAGAAGTTGGTGATGATGACCATGAAGGCGTTGAATTCGCAAATGAAGAAGGAATGGATCACCTCATTTTGGTGTTGCAGCGGGCTCTCTTAACACCAaaagaggatgggcaatga